One window of Siniperca chuatsi isolate FFG_IHB_CAS linkage group LG19, ASM2008510v1, whole genome shotgun sequence genomic DNA carries:
- the LOC122866871 gene encoding threonine synthase-like 1 isoform X4 has protein sequence MQTVSGVEVNRLLSFDSSMGLLNVSQLALRAGRCLSPFSTPVSWLSTEATLLGHKNILLMGPPGAGKTSVGRIVAHRLGLPVVDVDDDVLEVAWKMPVASKLAAVGGERFLEEEGQALCNFSASGCVVSLTGSNPLHAAAMQHVKESGLVIYLDVASEDIIQRLARMKVNRIVGQEAGVSMMDILRYRKQFYEKWLDVRVLCGTGDTVEEVAEKVLKAVERYQNHAAETFVSTRSDSGESSNQETYFSDVVVEGLATDEGLYVPKNGFPNIDAREWLRLVDMSYPERVLVLLEKCIHPLDVPALDLRTMIFKAYGSNFSSEAVAPVKHLIHNQYVQELFHGPTASFKDLALQLMPQLFAYCLPPMCNYLILVATSGDTGSAVLSGFSRLSGTDRHRTGVLVFFPEEGVSEIQKLQMTSYREGNVRAVSVLSDFDFCQRTMKRMFGESGLTGHLAVEYGTVLSTANSINWARLLPQVVYHSSAYLDLCRDGVIKFGEPIDVCIPTGNFGNAMAAVYAKQMGIPIRKVICASNHNRIITDFITTGEYDLRGRPLMLSHSPAIDILKSSNLERFIYHVSGGDSRLVKELFTRLDRQQRFQVPEPLLGRIQQEMLAGWCSEDDCLAAIQSVHTQTGYVMDTHTAVAKVVVDRLQDGLCPVVLCSTAHYGKFAPAVFKALQIQNVPEDPVEQLKKLGSTACRPEIHRDMMKWLKESGRRGHTVCQADYSVLVEEVEGMVQDSFLKVM, from the exons ATGCAAACAGTTAGCGGTGTTGAAGTG aACAGGCTTCTGTCATTTGACTCCTCAATGGGTTTACTGAATGTAAGTCAGCTTGCACTAAGAGCTGGCAGATGCCTGAGTCCCTTTTCAACACCAGTATCATGGCTTTCCACCGAAGCCACCCTGCTGGGGCACAAGAACATACTGCTCATGGGTCCACCTGGAGCAGGGAAGACCTCAGTGGGGAGGATAGTGGCCCACAGACTGGGACTGCCTGTAGTTGACGTTGACGACGATGTCTTAGAGGTGGCATGGAAGATGCCTGTGGCTTCCAAGCTTGCAGCAGTCGGCGGAGAGCGTTTCCTGGAGGAAGAAGGCCAGGCTTTGTGTAACTTCTCTGCCTCTGGGTGTGTCGTCTCCCTTACAGGCTCCAACCCTCTTCACGCTGCAGCGATGCAGCACGTCAAAGAGTCCGGACTGGTCATCTACCTGGACGTGGCCAGTGAAGACATCATACAGAGACTCGCCAGGATGAAGGTGAACAGGATAGTGGGCCAGGAGGCAGGGGTGTCCATGATGGACATTCTGCGTTACAGGAAACAGTTTTATGAGAAGTGGCTTGATGTGCGGGTGTTGTGTGGAACAGGGGACACGGTGGAGGAAGTAGCGGAGAAGGTGCTGAAGGCTGTGGAGAGATATCAGAACCATGCTGCAGAAACCTTTGTGTCAACCAGGAGTGACAGCGGGGAATCGTCCAATCAGGAAACATACTTTAGTGATGTGGTAGTTGAGGGTCTGGCCACAGATGAAGGCCTCTATGTTCCCAAAAATGGCTTCCCAAACATCGATGCTCGTGAATGGCTTAGACTAGTTGACATGTCATACCCAGAACGAGTGTTAGTTTTACTTGAAAAGTGCATACACCCATTAGATGTCCCTGCTTTGGATCTCAGAACGATGATATTCAAGGCATATGGGTCTAACTTTTCTAGTGAGGCAGTAGCACCTGTAAAACATCTCATCCACAATCAGTATGTTCAGGAGCTTTTTCACGGCCCCACCGCCTCATTTAAAGACCTGGCCTTGCAGCTGATGCCCCAGCTCTTCGCCTACTGCCTCCCACCGATGTGCAACTACCTCATTCTGGTAGCCACCTCTGGAGACACTGGAAGTGCTGTGCTCAGTGGCTTCAGCAGGCTCAGTGGCACTGACAGACACAGGACCGGGGTGCTGGTGTTTTTCCCAGAGGAAGGCGTGAGTGAGATTCAGAAGCTTCAGATGACGAGCTACAGGGAGGGCAACGTCAGAGCCGTCAGTGTCCTGTCAGACTTTGACTTCTGTCAGAGAACCATGAAGAGGATGTTTGGAGAGTCTGGGCTGACCGGGCACCTCGCTGTAGAGTACGGCACAGTCCTCAGCACCGCCAACTCCATCAACTGGGCACGGCTGTTGCCACAG GTGGTGTACCATTCCTCAGCCTATTTGGATCTATGCAGAGACGGTGTTATCAAGTTCGGGGAGCCCATTGATGTTTGCATCCCTACTGGTAACTTTGGTAATGCCATGGCAGCTGTGTACGCCAAGCAAATGGGCATCCCGATAAGAAAAGTAATCTGTGCGTCCAACCACAACCGCATCATCACAGACTTTATCACCACAGGCGAGTACGATCTCCGGGGACGGCCTCTGATGCTCTCCCACTCCCCTGCAATAGATATCCTGAAATCCTCCAACCTTGAGAGGTTTATCTACCACGTCTCAGGCGGAGACAGCCGTCTTGTCAAGGAACTGTTCACACGCTTAGACAGACAACAGCGCTTTCAGGTTCCCGAGCCTCTTCTTGGTAGGATACAGCAGGAAATGCTGGCTGGCTGGTGCTCAGAAGACGACTGCTTGGCTGCCATCCAGAgcgtacacacacagacgggCTACgtcatggacacacacaccgCCGTGGCTAAAGTCGTGGTTGATAGGCTGCAGGATGGTTTGTGCCCCGTGGTGCTTTGTTCCACTGCTCACTACGGGAAATTTGCTCCCGCTGTCTTCAAAGCCTTACAAATCCAAAATGTTCCAGAGGATCCTGTTGAGCAGCTGAAGAAGCTCGGATCGACTGCATGCAGACCAGAAATACACAGAGACATGATGAAATGGCTAAAGGAAAGTGGCAGGAGGGGACACACCGTTTGTCAGGCAGATTACAGTGTGTTGGTAGAAGAGGTGGAGGGTATGGTACAGGACTCCTTCTTGAAAGTTATGTag
- the LOC122866871 gene encoding threonine synthase-like 1 isoform X3 — protein sequence MYIVFAMKSLNRLLSFDSSMGLLNVSQLALRAGRCLSPFSTPVSWLSTEATLLGHKNILLMGPPGAGKTSVGRIVAHRLGLPVVDVDDDVLEVAWKMPVASKLAAVGGERFLEEEGQALCNFSASGCVVSLTGSNPLHAAAMQHVKESGLVIYLDVASEDIIQRLARMKVNRIVGQEAGVSMMDILRYRKQFYEKWLDVRVLCGTGDTVEEVAEKVLKAVERYQNHAAETFVSTRSDSGESSNQETYFSDVVVEGLATDEGLYVPKNGFPNIDAREWLRLVDMSYPERVLVLLEKCIHPLDVPALDLRTMIFKAYGSNFSSEAVAPVKHLIHNQYVQELFHGPTASFKDLALQLMPQLFAYCLPPMCNYLILVATSGDTGSAVLSGFSRLSGTDRHRTGVLVFFPEEGVSEIQKLQMTSYREGNVRAVSVLSDFDFCQRTMKRMFGESGLTGHLAVEYGTVLSTANSINWARLLPQVVYHSSAYLDLCRDGVIKFGEPIDVCIPTGNFGNAMAAVYAKQMGIPIRKVICASNHNRIITDFITTGEYDLRGRPLMLSHSPAIDILKSSNLERFIYHVSGGDSRLVKELFTRLDRQQRFQVPEPLLGRIQQEMLAGWCSEDDCLAAIQSVHTQTGYVMDTHTAVAKVVVDRLQDGLCPVVLCSTAHYGKFAPAVFKALQIQNVPEDPVEQLKKLGSTACRPEIHRDMMKWLKESGRRGHTVCQADYSVLVEEVEGMVQDSFLKVM from the exons ATGTACATTGTTTTTGCAATGAAGAGCTTG aACAGGCTTCTGTCATTTGACTCCTCAATGGGTTTACTGAATGTAAGTCAGCTTGCACTAAGAGCTGGCAGATGCCTGAGTCCCTTTTCAACACCAGTATCATGGCTTTCCACCGAAGCCACCCTGCTGGGGCACAAGAACATACTGCTCATGGGTCCACCTGGAGCAGGGAAGACCTCAGTGGGGAGGATAGTGGCCCACAGACTGGGACTGCCTGTAGTTGACGTTGACGACGATGTCTTAGAGGTGGCATGGAAGATGCCTGTGGCTTCCAAGCTTGCAGCAGTCGGCGGAGAGCGTTTCCTGGAGGAAGAAGGCCAGGCTTTGTGTAACTTCTCTGCCTCTGGGTGTGTCGTCTCCCTTACAGGCTCCAACCCTCTTCACGCTGCAGCGATGCAGCACGTCAAAGAGTCCGGACTGGTCATCTACCTGGACGTGGCCAGTGAAGACATCATACAGAGACTCGCCAGGATGAAGGTGAACAGGATAGTGGGCCAGGAGGCAGGGGTGTCCATGATGGACATTCTGCGTTACAGGAAACAGTTTTATGAGAAGTGGCTTGATGTGCGGGTGTTGTGTGGAACAGGGGACACGGTGGAGGAAGTAGCGGAGAAGGTGCTGAAGGCTGTGGAGAGATATCAGAACCATGCTGCAGAAACCTTTGTGTCAACCAGGAGTGACAGCGGGGAATCGTCCAATCAGGAAACATACTTTAGTGATGTGGTAGTTGAGGGTCTGGCCACAGATGAAGGCCTCTATGTTCCCAAAAATGGCTTCCCAAACATCGATGCTCGTGAATGGCTTAGACTAGTTGACATGTCATACCCAGAACGAGTGTTAGTTTTACTTGAAAAGTGCATACACCCATTAGATGTCCCTGCTTTGGATCTCAGAACGATGATATTCAAGGCATATGGGTCTAACTTTTCTAGTGAGGCAGTAGCACCTGTAAAACATCTCATCCACAATCAGTATGTTCAGGAGCTTTTTCACGGCCCCACCGCCTCATTTAAAGACCTGGCCTTGCAGCTGATGCCCCAGCTCTTCGCCTACTGCCTCCCACCGATGTGCAACTACCTCATTCTGGTAGCCACCTCTGGAGACACTGGAAGTGCTGTGCTCAGTGGCTTCAGCAGGCTCAGTGGCACTGACAGACACAGGACCGGGGTGCTGGTGTTTTTCCCAGAGGAAGGCGTGAGTGAGATTCAGAAGCTTCAGATGACGAGCTACAGGGAGGGCAACGTCAGAGCCGTCAGTGTCCTGTCAGACTTTGACTTCTGTCAGAGAACCATGAAGAGGATGTTTGGAGAGTCTGGGCTGACCGGGCACCTCGCTGTAGAGTACGGCACAGTCCTCAGCACCGCCAACTCCATCAACTGGGCACGGCTGTTGCCACAG GTGGTGTACCATTCCTCAGCCTATTTGGATCTATGCAGAGACGGTGTTATCAAGTTCGGGGAGCCCATTGATGTTTGCATCCCTACTGGTAACTTTGGTAATGCCATGGCAGCTGTGTACGCCAAGCAAATGGGCATCCCGATAAGAAAAGTAATCTGTGCGTCCAACCACAACCGCATCATCACAGACTTTATCACCACAGGCGAGTACGATCTCCGGGGACGGCCTCTGATGCTCTCCCACTCCCCTGCAATAGATATCCTGAAATCCTCCAACCTTGAGAGGTTTATCTACCACGTCTCAGGCGGAGACAGCCGTCTTGTCAAGGAACTGTTCACACGCTTAGACAGACAACAGCGCTTTCAGGTTCCCGAGCCTCTTCTTGGTAGGATACAGCAGGAAATGCTGGCTGGCTGGTGCTCAGAAGACGACTGCTTGGCTGCCATCCAGAgcgtacacacacagacgggCTACgtcatggacacacacaccgCCGTGGCTAAAGTCGTGGTTGATAGGCTGCAGGATGGTTTGTGCCCCGTGGTGCTTTGTTCCACTGCTCACTACGGGAAATTTGCTCCCGCTGTCTTCAAAGCCTTACAAATCCAAAATGTTCCAGAGGATCCTGTTGAGCAGCTGAAGAAGCTCGGATCGACTGCATGCAGACCAGAAATACACAGAGACATGATGAAATGGCTAAAGGAAAGTGGCAGGAGGGGACACACCGTTTGTCAGGCAGATTACAGTGTGTTGGTAGAAGAGGTGGAGGGTATGGTACAGGACTCCTTCTTGAAAGTTATGTag
- the LOC122866871 gene encoding threonine synthase-like 1 isoform X7, with protein MGLLNVSQLALRAGRCLSPFSTPVSWLSTEATLLGHKNILLMGPPGAGKTSVGRIVAHRLGLPVVDVDDDVLEVAWKMPVASKLAAVGGERFLEEEGQALCNFSASGCVVSLTGSNPLHAAAMQHVKESGLVIYLDVASEDIIQRLARMKVNRIVGQEAGVSMMDILRYRKQFYEKWLDVRVLCGTGDTVEEVAEKVLKAVERYQNHAAETFVSTRSDSGESSNQETYFSDVVVEGLATDEGLYVPKNGFPNIDAREWLRLVDMSYPERVLVLLEKCIHPLDVPALDLRTMIFKAYGSNFSSEAVAPVKHLIHNQYVQELFHGPTASFKDLALQLMPQLFAYCLPPMCNYLILVATSGDTGSAVLSGFSRLSGTDRHRTGVLVFFPEEGVSEIQKLQMTSYREGNVRAVSVLSDFDFCQRTMKRMFGESGLTGHLAVEYGTVLSTANSINWARLLPQVVYHSSAYLDLCRDGVIKFGEPIDVCIPTGNFGNAMAAVYAKQMGIPIRKVICASNHNRIITDFITTGEYDLRGRPLMLSHSPAIDILKSSNLERFIYHVSGGDSRLVKELFTRLDRQQRFQVPEPLLGRIQQEMLAGWCSEDDCLAAIQSVHTQTGYVMDTHTAVAKVVVDRLQDGLCPVVLCSTAHYGKFAPAVFKALQIQNVPEDPVEQLKKLGSTACRPEIHRDMMKWLKESGRRGHTVCQADYSVLVEEVEGMVQDSFLKVM; from the exons ATGGGTTTACTGAATGTAAGTCAGCTTGCACTAAGAGCTGGCAGATGCCTGAGTCCCTTTTCAACACCAGTATCATGGCTTTCCACCGAAGCCACCCTGCTGGGGCACAAGAACATACTGCTCATGGGTCCACCTGGAGCAGGGAAGACCTCAGTGGGGAGGATAGTGGCCCACAGACTGGGACTGCCTGTAGTTGACGTTGACGACGATGTCTTAGAGGTGGCATGGAAGATGCCTGTGGCTTCCAAGCTTGCAGCAGTCGGCGGAGAGCGTTTCCTGGAGGAAGAAGGCCAGGCTTTGTGTAACTTCTCTGCCTCTGGGTGTGTCGTCTCCCTTACAGGCTCCAACCCTCTTCACGCTGCAGCGATGCAGCACGTCAAAGAGTCCGGACTGGTCATCTACCTGGACGTGGCCAGTGAAGACATCATACAGAGACTCGCCAGGATGAAGGTGAACAGGATAGTGGGCCAGGAGGCAGGGGTGTCCATGATGGACATTCTGCGTTACAGGAAACAGTTTTATGAGAAGTGGCTTGATGTGCGGGTGTTGTGTGGAACAGGGGACACGGTGGAGGAAGTAGCGGAGAAGGTGCTGAAGGCTGTGGAGAGATATCAGAACCATGCTGCAGAAACCTTTGTGTCAACCAGGAGTGACAGCGGGGAATCGTCCAATCAGGAAACATACTTTAGTGATGTGGTAGTTGAGGGTCTGGCCACAGATGAAGGCCTCTATGTTCCCAAAAATGGCTTCCCAAACATCGATGCTCGTGAATGGCTTAGACTAGTTGACATGTCATACCCAGAACGAGTGTTAGTTTTACTTGAAAAGTGCATACACCCATTAGATGTCCCTGCTTTGGATCTCAGAACGATGATATTCAAGGCATATGGGTCTAACTTTTCTAGTGAGGCAGTAGCACCTGTAAAACATCTCATCCACAATCAGTATGTTCAGGAGCTTTTTCACGGCCCCACCGCCTCATTTAAAGACCTGGCCTTGCAGCTGATGCCCCAGCTCTTCGCCTACTGCCTCCCACCGATGTGCAACTACCTCATTCTGGTAGCCACCTCTGGAGACACTGGAAGTGCTGTGCTCAGTGGCTTCAGCAGGCTCAGTGGCACTGACAGACACAGGACCGGGGTGCTGGTGTTTTTCCCAGAGGAAGGCGTGAGTGAGATTCAGAAGCTTCAGATGACGAGCTACAGGGAGGGCAACGTCAGAGCCGTCAGTGTCCTGTCAGACTTTGACTTCTGTCAGAGAACCATGAAGAGGATGTTTGGAGAGTCTGGGCTGACCGGGCACCTCGCTGTAGAGTACGGCACAGTCCTCAGCACCGCCAACTCCATCAACTGGGCACGGCTGTTGCCACAG GTGGTGTACCATTCCTCAGCCTATTTGGATCTATGCAGAGACGGTGTTATCAAGTTCGGGGAGCCCATTGATGTTTGCATCCCTACTGGTAACTTTGGTAATGCCATGGCAGCTGTGTACGCCAAGCAAATGGGCATCCCGATAAGAAAAGTAATCTGTGCGTCCAACCACAACCGCATCATCACAGACTTTATCACCACAGGCGAGTACGATCTCCGGGGACGGCCTCTGATGCTCTCCCACTCCCCTGCAATAGATATCCTGAAATCCTCCAACCTTGAGAGGTTTATCTACCACGTCTCAGGCGGAGACAGCCGTCTTGTCAAGGAACTGTTCACACGCTTAGACAGACAACAGCGCTTTCAGGTTCCCGAGCCTCTTCTTGGTAGGATACAGCAGGAAATGCTGGCTGGCTGGTGCTCAGAAGACGACTGCTTGGCTGCCATCCAGAgcgtacacacacagacgggCTACgtcatggacacacacaccgCCGTGGCTAAAGTCGTGGTTGATAGGCTGCAGGATGGTTTGTGCCCCGTGGTGCTTTGTTCCACTGCTCACTACGGGAAATTTGCTCCCGCTGTCTTCAAAGCCTTACAAATCCAAAATGTTCCAGAGGATCCTGTTGAGCAGCTGAAGAAGCTCGGATCGACTGCATGCAGACCAGAAATACACAGAGACATGATGAAATGGCTAAAGGAAAGTGGCAGGAGGGGACACACCGTTTGTCAGGCAGATTACAGTGTGTTGGTAGAAGAGGTGGAGGGTATGGTACAGGACTCCTTCTTGAAAGTTATGTag